The Arcobacter sp. F2176 genomic interval ATATTTAACTTACGATTATGGAAACAGTAAAGCGCTATATTATTTGGCACAAATATATTTTAATGAAAATGAATATTTCAAGGCAATTAAACTACTTTATTCTTTAAAAGAGAGTGCTATAGAGGAAGATTTACAAAATAAAATCAATAAAAAAATAATCAAATACACGACAGAGTATTTGAGATTACTAAATGAAAGAAAAGATTTACAGACTATAAATACATTACTTAAATATCTCATAATTCAAGAACCAGATAGTATTAAGTATAAGTATTTACTTGCACAATATTATTTTGATAATAAAACCTATAGAAAATCAAAAGAACTTTTTGAGCAAATAATAAATAATGAAACCTATAAAAATAGTACAATAGAGTATTTAAATAAAATAGAATCTATTTTA includes:
- a CDS encoding retropepsin-like aspartic protease codes for the protein YLTYDYGNSKALYYLAQIYFNENEYFKAIKLLYSLKESAIEEDLQNKINKKIIKYTTEYLRLLNERKDLQTINTLLKYLIIQEPDSIKYKYLLAQYYFDNKTYRKSKELFEQIINNETYKNSTIEYLNKIESILKLQNKFTHKINLQKQKNHFFIDAFVDNKKLKLMIDTGATYTLINESNYSNYEKTKPIILNTANGQKEAYVAKVKEFRIDNIKIENFDITVSNFEDNDFDGLLGMNFLRQFDFYIDQEASILYLK